CGAGACGCCCGTCACCCGCACGACAGGCCTTGAGATCAGCACGCCGCGCCCGCTCGTTGTGCCGATTCTGCGCGCGGGACTCGGCATGCTCGACGGAATGGTCAAGCTGCTCCCCACGGCAGAAGTGGGCTTTCTCGGCATGGTGCGTGACGAAGAGACGCTGCAGCCCATGACCTACGCAGAGCGGCTGCCCGACGACCTCTCGAACCGGCAGTGCTTTGTTCTCGACCCCATGCTTGCGACCGGCGGCTCCCTCGGCGCAGCGATTCAGTTTCTCATCAAGCGCGGCGCCGTCGACGTCACCGCCGTGTGCATTCTCGGCGCCCCCGAGGGTCTCGAACGCCTTGAGCGCGAAACCGAAGGTCTCGATGTGACGATCGTGCTCGGAGCCCTCGACGAGCGCCTCGACGAGAACGGCTACATCGTTCCCGGGCTCGGTGACGCCGGCGACCGCCTCTACGGCCTCGTCTGACGTCGCTTCCACCCGCGTAGCACGACATCGACGGCAGGTGTTCGCCGCCGGCAGCGGTGAC
This DNA window, taken from Paramicrobacterium agarici, encodes the following:
- the upp gene encoding uracil phosphoribosyltransferase; its protein translation is MRVHVADHPLITHKLTVLRNKNTSSPTFRALTEELVTLLAYEATRGVRTQPVEIETPVTRTTGLEISTPRPLVVPILRAGLGMLDGMVKLLPTAEVGFLGMVRDEETLQPMTYAERLPDDLSNRQCFVLDPMLATGGSLGAAIQFLIKRGAVDVTAVCILGAPEGLERLERETEGLDVTIVLGALDERLDENGYIVPGLGDAGDRLYGLV